One genomic window of Magnolia sinica isolate HGM2019 chromosome 3, MsV1, whole genome shotgun sequence includes the following:
- the LOC131240635 gene encoding bifunctional TH2 protein, mitochondrial-like isoform X2, with amino-acid sequence MLFEELGFGGDENEWGVDLAKESSPNPVTLKYTDFLVATASGKFEGVKDPAKIATPFEKIKLAAYTLGAMTPCMRLYAFLGKKLQSCLDPAETSHPYKKWIDGYASESFEAVAVQTEEMLDKLSISLTGEELKVVERLYHQALNLLIEFLSAQPIVHRTVVPFARMQEPAERHLVIFSDFDLTCTRFDSSAILAEISILIAPKANPSGPENPIVPENPIVPENPIAPENPIVPENPIARKSSADLRNSWDVISRQYTEEHEQCIESIMPSEIVETFNHKGLCKALERFSDFEKQANARVIESGVLKGLDLEGIKRAGERLLLQDGCVGFFQQLVKKKEELNADIHILSYCWCGDLIRSAFSSGGLNVLNVHSNEFAYEESVSTGEILQMVGSPMDKLQNFKEILKNCNEDCKNLSVYVGRSVGDLLCLLEADVGIVFGSNPTLRRVGSQFHISFVPLFPALVKKQKEFVEGDLPIWKGLTGTLYTVSSWEEIHAFILGLYNHL; translated from the exons GAATGGGGTGTGGACCTTGCAAAAGAGAGCTCTCCGAATCCTGTGACTCTTAAATACACAGATTTCCTGGTAGCGACCGCTTCAGGAAAGTTCGAAGGAGTAAAAGACCCTGCCAAAATTGCAACTCCTTTTGAGAAGATAAAACTTGCTGCTTATACATTAGGCGCGATGACTCCTTGCATGAGGCTGTATGCTTTTTTAGGAAAGAAGCTTCAGTCATGTCTGGATCCTGCAGAAACCAGTCACCCCTATAAGAAGTGGATTGACGGTTATGCCTCTGAAAGTTTTGAG GCAGTGGCTGTGCAAACTGAGGAAATGCTTGACAAACTAAGTATCTCGTTGACGGGGGAGGAGCTCAAAGTCGTAGAAAGGCTTTATCATCAAGCTTTGAATCTTCTGATAGAATTTTTGTCTGCTCAACCAATTGTTCATCGAACTGTAGTCCCTTTCGCAAGAATGCAGGAGCCAGCAGAGCGCCATCTCGTTATATTTTCTGATTTTGATTTGACATGTACTCGTTTTGATTCCTCTGCCATCTTAGCAGAGATTTCGATATTAATTGCACCCAAAGCTAATCCTAGTGGACCTGAAAATCCAATTGTTCCTGAAAATCCAATTGTTCCTGAAAATCCAATTGCTCCTGAAAATCCAATCGTTCCTGAAAATCCAATTGCTCGAAAGTCATCAGCCGATCTAAGGAACTCGTGGGATGTTATTTCCAGGCAATATACTGAGGAACATGAACAGTGCATAGAGAGCATTATGCCCAGTGAAATAG TGGAAACATTTAACCATAAAGGTCTATGTAAAGCACTTGAGCGGTTTTCTGACTTTGAAAAACAAGCAAATGCTCGAGTCATTGAGTCTGGAGTGTTGAAGGGCTTAGATTTAGAGGGCATAAAACGGGCAGGGGAACGCCTACTACTCCAAGATGGTTGTGTGGGTTTTTTCCAGCAGcttgtaaagaagaaggaagagcttAATGCAGATATCCATATACTTTCATATTGTTGGTGTGGAGATCTCATTAGGTCAGCTTTTTCAtcag GTGGTTTAAATGTTTTGAATGTACACTCGAATGAATTTGCTTATGAAGAATCTGTTTCCACGGGGGAAATCTTGCAGATGGTGGGGTCTCCCATGGACAAGCTTCAGAATTTCAAAGAAATCTTGAAAAACTGTAATGAAGACTGCAAGAATTTATCAGTTTATGTTGGCAGATCGGTGGGTGACTTGCTTTGCCTGCTTGAGGCGGACGTGGGCATTGTCTTCGGATCAAACCCAACCCTAAGGAGAGTGGGTAGTCAGTTTCACATCTCCTTTGTTCCCTTGTTCCCTGCTTTGGTCAAGAAACAAAAGGAATTCGTTGAAGGGGACCTGCCTATTTGGAAGGGATTGACTGGCACTCTTTATACGGTCTCTAGTTGGGAAGAAATTCACGCCTTTATTTTGGGGCTATACAATCATctttga
- the LOC131240635 gene encoding bifunctional TH2 protein, mitochondrial-like isoform X3, translated as MQEWGVDLAKESSPNPVTLKYTDFLVATASGKFEGVKDPAKIATPFEKIKLAAYTLGAMTPCMRLYAFLGKKLQSCLDPAETSHPYKKWIDGYASESFEAVAVQTEEMLDKLSISLTGEELKVVERLYHQALNLLIEFLSAQPIVHRTVVPFARMQEPAERHLVIFSDFDLTCTRFDSSAILAEISILIAPKANPSGPENPIVPENPIVPENPIAPENPIVPENPIARKSSADLRNSWDVISRQYTEEHEQCIESIMPSEIVETFNHKGLCKALERFSDFEKQANARVIESGVLKGLDLEGIKRAGERLLLQDGCVGFFQQLVKKKEELNADIHILSYCWCGDLIRSAFSSGGLNVLNVHSNEFAYEESVSTGEILQMVGSPMDKLQNFKEILKNCNEDCKNLSVYVGRSVGDLLCLLEADVGIVFGSNPTLRRVGSQFHISFVPLFPALVKKQKEFVEGDLPIWKGLTGTLYTVSSWEEIHAFILGLYNHL; from the exons ATGCAGGAATGGGGTGTGGACCTTGCAAAAGAGAGCTCTCCGAATCCTGTGACTCTTAAATACACAGATTTCCTGGTAGCGACCGCTTCAGGAAAGTTCGAAGGAGTAAAAGACCCTGCCAAAATTGCAACTCCTTTTGAGAAGATAAAACTTGCTGCTTATACATTAGGCGCGATGACTCCTTGCATGAGGCTGTATGCTTTTTTAGGAAAGAAGCTTCAGTCATGTCTGGATCCTGCAGAAACCAGTCACCCCTATAAGAAGTGGATTGACGGTTATGCCTCTGAAAGTTTTGAG GCAGTGGCTGTGCAAACTGAGGAAATGCTTGACAAACTAAGTATCTCGTTGACGGGGGAGGAGCTCAAAGTCGTAGAAAGGCTTTATCATCAAGCTTTGAATCTTCTGATAGAATTTTTGTCTGCTCAACCAATTGTTCATCGAACTGTAGTCCCTTTCGCAAGAATGCAGGAGCCAGCAGAGCGCCATCTCGTTATATTTTCTGATTTTGATTTGACATGTACTCGTTTTGATTCCTCTGCCATCTTAGCAGAGATTTCGATATTAATTGCACCCAAAGCTAATCCTAGTGGACCTGAAAATCCAATTGTTCCTGAAAATCCAATTGTTCCTGAAAATCCAATTGCTCCTGAAAATCCAATCGTTCCTGAAAATCCAATTGCTCGAAAGTCATCAGCCGATCTAAGGAACTCGTGGGATGTTATTTCCAGGCAATATACTGAGGAACATGAACAGTGCATAGAGAGCATTATGCCCAGTGAAATAG TGGAAACATTTAACCATAAAGGTCTATGTAAAGCACTTGAGCGGTTTTCTGACTTTGAAAAACAAGCAAATGCTCGAGTCATTGAGTCTGGAGTGTTGAAGGGCTTAGATTTAGAGGGCATAAAACGGGCAGGGGAACGCCTACTACTCCAAGATGGTTGTGTGGGTTTTTTCCAGCAGcttgtaaagaagaaggaagagcttAATGCAGATATCCATATACTTTCATATTGTTGGTGTGGAGATCTCATTAGGTCAGCTTTTTCAtcag GTGGTTTAAATGTTTTGAATGTACACTCGAATGAATTTGCTTATGAAGAATCTGTTTCCACGGGGGAAATCTTGCAGATGGTGGGGTCTCCCATGGACAAGCTTCAGAATTTCAAAGAAATCTTGAAAAACTGTAATGAAGACTGCAAGAATTTATCAGTTTATGTTGGCAGATCGGTGGGTGACTTGCTTTGCCTGCTTGAGGCGGACGTGGGCATTGTCTTCGGATCAAACCCAACCCTAAGGAGAGTGGGTAGTCAGTTTCACATCTCCTTTGTTCCCTTGTTCCCTGCTTTGGTCAAGAAACAAAAGGAATTCGTTGAAGGGGACCTGCCTATTTGGAAGGGATTGACTGGCACTCTTTATACGGTCTCTAGTTGGGAAGAAATTCACGCCTTTATTTTGGGGCTATACAATCATctttga